A DNA window from Chiroxiphia lanceolata isolate bChiLan1 chromosome 6, bChiLan1.pri, whole genome shotgun sequence contains the following coding sequences:
- the MADD gene encoding MAP kinase-activating death domain protein isoform X11, producing MVQKKRICPRLLDYLVIIGARHPSSDSVAQTPELLRRYPLEDHADFPLPPDVVFFCQPEGCLSVRQKRMSFRDDTSFVFTLTDKDTGVIRYGICVNFYRSFQKRVPKEKGEGTGGHRGREGQKIPKSGEASAPQEEVGTESSESGSSLPAPSAESTPDVNRSPRSKRLAKGSHHSRNSTLTSLCILSHYPFFSTFRECLYTLKRLVDCCSERLLGKKLGIPRGVQRDTMWRIFTGSLLVEEKSSALLHDLREIEAWIYRLLRSPMPIAGQKRVDVEVLPHELQPALTFALPDPSRFTLVDFPLHLPLELLGVDACLQVLTCILLEHKIVLQSRDYNALSMSVMAFVAMIYPLEYMFPVIPLLPTCMASAEQLLLAPTPYIIGVPASFFLYKLDFKMPDDVWLIDLDTNRVIVPTNAESLPALPEPEASELKKHLKQCLVSMTAITQKQLLTPDNKALASMSLNTQPILNLEKFQEGQEVPLLLGRPQNDLQSTPSTEFNPLIYGNDVDSVDVATRVAMVRFFNSPNVLQGFQMHTRTLRLFPRPVVAFQANSFLASRPKQTPFADKLSRTQAVEYFGEWSLNPTNYAFQRIHNNMFDPALIGDKPKWYAHQLQPIHYRVYDSNSQLAEALNIPAEKETDSDPTDDSSGSDSVDYDDSSSSYSSLGDFVSEMMKCDINGDTPNVDPLTHAALGDASEVEFDDFQEYSGDMDEQTMDSENSQETNQPRSSSSTTASSSPSTVIHGANHLYVMQTSEQINDLTGPQEAADSAEIEEKLAAGFSNHLPSLPLQPGFPKISLDRRESDIAAGSMSSSEGVVRKREYDNPYFEPQYGFPTEDEDDEQEESYTPRFDQNLNGSRSQKLLRPNSLKLANDSDADSDSRASSPNSTVSNNSSEGFGGIMSFASSLYRNHSTSFSLSNLALPTKVGRDKNTPFPSLKDYFNLELGRDVDEGNRRALVDQKSSVIKHSPTVKRESPSPQGRTSNSSENQQFLKEVVHNVLDGQGVGWLNMKRVRRLLESEQLRVFVLSKLNRTIQSEEDARQDVIQDVEISRKVYKGMLDLLKCTVLSLEHSYANAGLGGMASVFGLLEIAHTHYYNKEPEKRKRSPTDGSVTPVGKDPGSSPRVEPKPAMQLPVPQIMPKPPSPAGKGPREFDTRSLKEENFIASIELWNKHQEVKKQKSLEKTRTEGVKQFDLGETDEKKSQISADSGLSLASGSQKSDFDSIPSGGPTVMVRSTSQDSEVSTVVSNSSGETLGADSDLSSNAGDGPSVENGGNLAGSRGTVSDSEIETNSATSSIFAKSHNLKQSVKDSKGSTPGRGPEDGNQRVYLYEGLLGRDKGSVWDQLEDAAMETFSMSKERSTLWDQMQFWEDAFLDAVMLEREGMGMDQGPQEMIDRYLSLGEHDRKRLEDDEDRLLATLLHNMIAYMLMIKVNKNDIRKKVRRLMGKSHIGLVHSQQINDILDKLANLSGRELPVRPSGSRHIKKQTFVVHAGTDTTGDIFFMEVCDDCIVLRSNIGTVYERWWYEKLINMTYCPKTKVLCLWRRNGQETQLNKFYTKKCRELYYCVKDSMERAAARQQSIKPGPELGGEFPVQDMKTGEGGLLQVTLEGINLKFMHSQERKVFIELNHIKKCNTVRGVFVLEEFVPETKEVVSHKYKTPMAHEICYSVLCLFSYVAAIRGKEAENKSKPPRPVSS from the exons GCACCCAAGCAGTGATAGTGTTGCTCAGACTCCTGAACTGCTGCGACGTTACCCTCTAGAAGACCATGCAGACTTTCCTCTACCGCCTGATGTTGTGTTCTTCTGCCAGCCAGAAGGATGTCTGAGTGTGCGGCAAAAACGCATGAGCTTCCGTGATGACACCTCCTTTGTCTTCACCCTCACAGACAAGGATACAGGTGTAATTCGCTATGGAATCTGTGTCAACTTCTACCGCTCCTTCCAGAAGCGAGTACccaaggagaagggagaaggcaCAGGGGGACATCGAGGTCGGGAGGGACAGAAGATCCCTAAATCTGGAGAGGCATCAGCACCCCAAGAGGAAGTGGGCACTGAGAGTTCAGAGAGTGGTTCTTCACTGCCGGCTCCAAGTGCAGAGTCTACCCCTGATGTGAATCGATCACCGCGCAGTAAGCGTCTGGCCAAAGGCAGTCATCACTCTCGGAACAGCACCCTGACTTCACTGTGCATCCTTAGTCATTATCCCTTCTTTTCCACATTTCGTGAGTGTCTCTACACCCTCAAGAGACTTGTGGACTGCTGTAGTGAGAGACTGTTGGGCAAGAAGTTGGGCATTCCTCGTGGAGTGCAGAG GGATACGATGTGGCGGATTTTCACAGGCTCTCTCCTGGTGGAAGAAAAGTCTAGTGCGTTGCTACACGACTTGCGGGAGATTGAGGCTTGGATATACCGTCTGCTCCGGTCACCAATGCCCATTGCTGGTCAGAAGCGGGTGGATGTGGAAGTCTTGCCACATGAGTTGCAACCAGCTTTGACCTTTGCTCTACCTGATCCATCCCGCTTCACCTTGGTGGATTTTCCATTACATCTCCCTTTAGAGTTGTTGGGAGTGGATGCCTGCCTGCAGGTGCTGACCTGCATCCTTTTGGAGCATAAG ATTGTATTGCAGTCCCGAGATTATAATGCGCTTTCTATGTCTGTGATGGCCTTTGTGGCCATGATCTACCCATTAGAGTACATGTTCCCCGTGatccctctgcttcccacctgCATGGCCTCTGCAGAACAg TTGCTTCTAGCCCCTACGCCTTATATCATTGGTGTTCCAGcaagtttctttctttacaaACTGGATTTTAAGATGCCTGATGATGTTTGGCTTATTGACCTGGATACCAACAGG GTGATTGTTCCCACAAATGCGGAATCtttgccagcactgccagaacCAGAAGCTTCAGAGctgaaaaagcatctgaaacaG TGTCTGGTTAGCATGACTGCAATCACTCAGAAACAGCTGCTCACACCCGACAACAAg GCCCTGGCCAGCATGAGTCTGAATACTCAGCCCATTCTTAATCTAGAGAAGttccaggaggggcaggaggtgccactgctgctgggaagaCCACAGAATGATTTGCAGTCTACTCCCTCCACAGAATTCAACCCCCTGATCTATGGAAATGATGTGGACTCTGTTGATGTGGCTACCAG aGTTGCTATGGTGAGATTCTTCAACTCACCAAATGTTTTGCAAGGTTTCCAAATGCATACTCGCACTCTTCGTCTCTTCCCACGACCGGTGGTGGCCTTCCAGGCAAATTCTTTTCTTGCCTCTAGGCCGAAGCAAACACCTTTTGCAGATAAGCTTTCCAGAACACAGGCAGTAGAATACTTTGGAGAATGGTCACTCAATCCTACTAACTATGCTTTCCAAAGAATTCATAACA ACATGTTTGACCCAGCCCTGATTGGTGACAAACCCAAGTGGTATGCTCACCAGCTGCAGCCGATCCACTATCGAGTCTATGACAGTAATTCACAGCTGGCTGAAGCACTGAATAtcccagcagagaaagaaacagattcTGATCCCACTGATGACAG CAGCGGCAGTGACAGTGTCGACTATGACGACTCAAGTTCCTCCTACTCCTCCCTTGGTGATTTTGTCAGTGAGATGATGAAATGTGACATTAATGGTGATACCCCAA ATGTTGACCCCCTGACTCATGCAGCCCTTGGTGATGCTAGTGAAGTGGAATTTGATGATTTTCAAGAATATTCAGGGGATATGGATGAACAGACCATGGACAGTGAGAACTCCCAGGAGACCAACCAGCCTCGTTCAAGTTCCAGTACTACAGCCAGTagcagccccagcactgtcATCCATGGAGCAAATCAT TTGTATGTAATGCAAACTAGCGAACAGATCAATGATTTGACTGGTCCACAGGAGGCAGCAGACTCGGCAGAAATAGAAGAGAAGTTGGCTGCTGGATTTTCAAACCACCTCCCTTCCTTGCCACTGCAACCAGGCTTTCCCAAGATAAGCTTGGATCGTCGTGAGAGTGACATCGCAGCTGGCAGCATGAGCTCCTCAGAAGGGGTGGTGAGGAAGCGAGAGTATGACAATCCATACTTTGAACCTCAGTATGGTTTTCCTACggaggatgaagatgatgagCAGGAAGAGAGCTACACCCCAAGATTTGACCAGAATCTCAATGGAAGCAG GTCTCAGAAGTTACTCCGGCCAAACAGTTTAAAACTGGCCAATGATTCTGATGCAGATTCAGATTCCAGGGCCAGCTCCCCAAACTCTACTGTCTCCAACAACAGCAGTGAAGGTTTTGGGGGCATCATGTCTTTTGCAA GCAGCTTGTACAGAAACCACAGCACAAGTTTCAGTTTGTCCAACTTAGCCCTACCAACGAAAGTTGGGAGAGACAAGAATACTCCTTTTCCCAGCCTGAAAG ATTACTTTAATCTGGAATTGGGAAGGGATGTGGATGAAG GAAATAGACGAGCTCTTGTGGATCAAAAATCTTCAGTCATAAAGCACAGCCCAACAGTGAAGAGGGAATCTCCATCGCCTCAGGGACGAACTAGCAATTCCAG TGAGAACCAGCAGTTCCTGAAGGAGGTGGTACACAATGTTCTTGATGGGCAGGGTGTTGGCTGGCTGAATATGAAGAGAGTCCGACGTCTGCTGGAGAGTGAGCAGCTCCGTGTCTTTGTACTAAGCAAGCTGAATCGCACCATCCAGTCAGAAGAAGATGCTCGACAGGATGTCATACAGGACGTG GAGATCAGCCGCAAGGTTTATAAAGGCATGCTGGACTTGCTGAAGTGCACAGTCTTAAGCTTGGAGCATTCATATGCAAATGCTGGCCTGGGAGGCATGGCCAGTGTTTTTGGCCTGCTAGAGATAGCACATACTCACTATTATAATAAAG aaccagaaaagagaaaacGAAGTCCAACAGATGGATCTGTCACTCCAGTTGGCAAGGATCCTGGATCATCCCCAAGAGTGGAGCCAAAACCTGCGATGCAGCTGCCGGTACCTCAGATAATGCCAAAGCCACCAAGCCCTGCAGGCAAAGGGCCAAGGGAGTTTGACACAAGAAgtctaaaggaagaaaattttattgCTTCCATTG AATTGTGGAACAAGCACCAGgaagtgaaaaagcaaaaatctttggaaaaaacga gAACAGAAGGTGTGAAACAATTCGATTTGGGAGAAACAGATGAGAAGAAATCCCAAATCAGTGCAGACAGTGGCCTCAGTTTGGCCTCAGGTTCTCAG AAGAGTGATTTTGACTCTATTCCCAGTGGAGGACCAACAGTTATGGTCCGAAGTACAAGCCAGGATTCTGAAGTCAGCACTGTG GTTAGTAACAGTTCTGGAGAGACATTAGGAGCAGACAGTGACTTGAGTAGCAATGCTGGTGATGGCCCGAGTGTGGAAAATGGTGGCAATTTGGCAGGATCCAGAGGCACTGTGTCAGACAGCGAAATTGAGACAAACTCTGCTACTAGCTCTATCTTT GCGAAGTCTCACAACCTGAAGCAGAGTGTGAAGGATAGCAAAGGCAGTACTCCAGGGAGAGGTCCAGAGGATGGGAACCAACGTGTCTATCTATATGAAGGACTTTTGG GTAGGGATAAAGGATCTGTCTGGGACCAGTTAGAGGATGCTGCAATGGAAACCTTCTCTATGA GCAAAGAGCGTTCAACTTTATGGGACCAGATGCAGTTCTGGGAAGATGCTTTTTTGGATGCTGTAATGTTAGAGAGAGAAGGAATGGGGATGGACCAGGGACCTCAGGAGATGATTGACAG GTATCTTTCCCTGGGAGAACATGATCGAAAGCGTTTGGAGGATGATGAGGACCGTTTGTTGGCTACACTGCTGCATAATATGATTGCCTATATGCTTATGataaag GTGAACAAGAATGATATTAGGAAAAAGGTGCGGCGTCTAATGGGAAAATCACATATTGGATTGGTGCACAGTCAGCAAATAAATGATATTCTAGACAAACTTGCCAATCTG agtGGACGGGAACTCCCTGTGAGACCCAGTGGCAGCCGCCATATCAAGAAGCAGACTTTTGTAGTACATGCTGGGACAGACACAACAGGAGACATATTTTTTATGGAG GTATGTGATGATTGTATTGTGCTTAGAAGCAACATTGGAACTGTATATGAACGTTGGTGGTATGAGAAACTCATCAACATGACTTACTGTCCCAAAACAAAAGTGCTCTGCCTCTGGCGCAGGAATGGTCAGGAGACACAACTGAACAAGTTCTACACAAAGAAG
- the MADD gene encoding MAP kinase-activating death domain protein isoform X1, whose product MVQKKRICPRLLDYLVIIGARHPSSDSVAQTPELLRRYPLEDHADFPLPPDVVFFCQPEGCLSVRQKRMSFRDDTSFVFTLTDKDTGVIRYGICVNFYRSFQKRVPKEKGEGTGGHRGREGQKIPKSGEASAPQEEVGTESSESGSSLPAPSAESTPDVNRSPRSKRLAKGSHHSRNSTLTSLCILSHYPFFSTFRECLYTLKRLVDCCSERLLGKKLGIPRGVQRDTMWRIFTGSLLVEEKSSALLHDLREIEAWIYRLLRSPMPIAGQKRVDVEVLPHELQPALTFALPDPSRFTLVDFPLHLPLELLGVDACLQVLTCILLEHKIVLQSRDYNALSMSVMAFVAMIYPLEYMFPVIPLLPTCMASAEQLLLAPTPYIIGVPASFFLYKLDFKMPDDVWLIDLDTNRVIVPTNAESLPALPEPEASELKKHLKQCLVSMTAITQKQLLTPDNKALASMSLNTQPILNLEKFQEGQEVPLLLGRPQNDLQSTPSTEFNPLIYGNDVDSVDVATRVAMVRFFNSPNVLQGFQMHTRTLRLFPRPVVAFQANSFLASRPKQTPFADKLSRTQAVEYFGEWSLNPTNYAFQRIHNNMFDPALIGDKPKWYAHQLQPIHYRVYDSNSQLAEALNIPAEKETDSDPTDDSSGSDSVDYDDSSSSYSSLGDFVSEMMKCDINGDTPNVDPLTHAALGDASEVEFDDFQEYSGDMDEQTMDSENSQETNQPRSSSSTTASSSPSTVIHGANHLYVMQTSEQINDLTGPQEAADSAEIEEKLAAGFSNHLPSLPLQPGFPKISLDRRESDIAAGSMSSSEGVVRKREYDNPYFEPQYGFPTEDEDDEQEESYTPRFDQNLNGSRSQKLLRPNSLKLANDSDADSDSRASSPNSTVSNNSSEGFGGIMSFASSLYRNHSTSFSLSNLALPTKVGRDKNTPFPSLKDYFNLELGRDVDEVFGLNTIMEIITEAGPVSNEGNRRALVDQKSSVIKHSPTVKRESPSPQGRTSNSSENQQFLKEVVHNVLDGQGVGWLNMKRVRRLLESEQLRVFVLSKLNRTIQSEEDARQDVIQDVEISRKVYKGMLDLLKCTVLSLEHSYANAGLGGMASVFGLLEIAHTHYYNKEPEKRKRSPTDGSVTPVGKDPGSSPRVEPKPAMQLPVPQIMPKPPSPAGKGPREFDTRSLKEENFIASIELWNKHQEVKKQKSLEKTRTEGVKQFDLGETDEKKSQISADSGLSLASGSQKSDFDSIPSGGPTVMVRSTSQDSEVSTVVSNSSGETLGADSDLSSNAGDGPSVENGGNLAGSRGTVSDSEIETNSATSSIFAKSHNLKQSVKDSKGSTPGRGPEDGNQRVYLYEGLLGRDKGSVWDQLEDAAMETFSMSKERSTLWDQMQFWEDAFLDAVMLEREGMGMDQGPQEMIDRYLSLGEHDRKRLEDDEDRLLATLLHNMIAYMLMIKVNKNDIRKKVRRLMGKSHIGLVHSQQINDILDKLANLSGRELPVRPSGSRHIKKQTFVVHAGTDTTGDIFFMEVCDDCIVLRSNIGTVYERWWYEKLINMTYCPKTKVLCLWRRNGQETQLNKFYTKKCRELYYCVKDSMERAAARQQSIKPGPELGGEFPVQDMKTGEGGLLQVTLEGINLKFMHSQERKVFIELNHIKKCNTVRGVFVLEEFVPETKEVVSHKYKTPMAHEICYSVLCLFSYVAAIRGKEAENKSKPPRPVSS is encoded by the exons GCACCCAAGCAGTGATAGTGTTGCTCAGACTCCTGAACTGCTGCGACGTTACCCTCTAGAAGACCATGCAGACTTTCCTCTACCGCCTGATGTTGTGTTCTTCTGCCAGCCAGAAGGATGTCTGAGTGTGCGGCAAAAACGCATGAGCTTCCGTGATGACACCTCCTTTGTCTTCACCCTCACAGACAAGGATACAGGTGTAATTCGCTATGGAATCTGTGTCAACTTCTACCGCTCCTTCCAGAAGCGAGTACccaaggagaagggagaaggcaCAGGGGGACATCGAGGTCGGGAGGGACAGAAGATCCCTAAATCTGGAGAGGCATCAGCACCCCAAGAGGAAGTGGGCACTGAGAGTTCAGAGAGTGGTTCTTCACTGCCGGCTCCAAGTGCAGAGTCTACCCCTGATGTGAATCGATCACCGCGCAGTAAGCGTCTGGCCAAAGGCAGTCATCACTCTCGGAACAGCACCCTGACTTCACTGTGCATCCTTAGTCATTATCCCTTCTTTTCCACATTTCGTGAGTGTCTCTACACCCTCAAGAGACTTGTGGACTGCTGTAGTGAGAGACTGTTGGGCAAGAAGTTGGGCATTCCTCGTGGAGTGCAGAG GGATACGATGTGGCGGATTTTCACAGGCTCTCTCCTGGTGGAAGAAAAGTCTAGTGCGTTGCTACACGACTTGCGGGAGATTGAGGCTTGGATATACCGTCTGCTCCGGTCACCAATGCCCATTGCTGGTCAGAAGCGGGTGGATGTGGAAGTCTTGCCACATGAGTTGCAACCAGCTTTGACCTTTGCTCTACCTGATCCATCCCGCTTCACCTTGGTGGATTTTCCATTACATCTCCCTTTAGAGTTGTTGGGAGTGGATGCCTGCCTGCAGGTGCTGACCTGCATCCTTTTGGAGCATAAG ATTGTATTGCAGTCCCGAGATTATAATGCGCTTTCTATGTCTGTGATGGCCTTTGTGGCCATGATCTACCCATTAGAGTACATGTTCCCCGTGatccctctgcttcccacctgCATGGCCTCTGCAGAACAg TTGCTTCTAGCCCCTACGCCTTATATCATTGGTGTTCCAGcaagtttctttctttacaaACTGGATTTTAAGATGCCTGATGATGTTTGGCTTATTGACCTGGATACCAACAGG GTGATTGTTCCCACAAATGCGGAATCtttgccagcactgccagaacCAGAAGCTTCAGAGctgaaaaagcatctgaaacaG TGTCTGGTTAGCATGACTGCAATCACTCAGAAACAGCTGCTCACACCCGACAACAAg GCCCTGGCCAGCATGAGTCTGAATACTCAGCCCATTCTTAATCTAGAGAAGttccaggaggggcaggaggtgccactgctgctgggaagaCCACAGAATGATTTGCAGTCTACTCCCTCCACAGAATTCAACCCCCTGATCTATGGAAATGATGTGGACTCTGTTGATGTGGCTACCAG aGTTGCTATGGTGAGATTCTTCAACTCACCAAATGTTTTGCAAGGTTTCCAAATGCATACTCGCACTCTTCGTCTCTTCCCACGACCGGTGGTGGCCTTCCAGGCAAATTCTTTTCTTGCCTCTAGGCCGAAGCAAACACCTTTTGCAGATAAGCTTTCCAGAACACAGGCAGTAGAATACTTTGGAGAATGGTCACTCAATCCTACTAACTATGCTTTCCAAAGAATTCATAACA ACATGTTTGACCCAGCCCTGATTGGTGACAAACCCAAGTGGTATGCTCACCAGCTGCAGCCGATCCACTATCGAGTCTATGACAGTAATTCACAGCTGGCTGAAGCACTGAATAtcccagcagagaaagaaacagattcTGATCCCACTGATGACAG CAGCGGCAGTGACAGTGTCGACTATGACGACTCAAGTTCCTCCTACTCCTCCCTTGGTGATTTTGTCAGTGAGATGATGAAATGTGACATTAATGGTGATACCCCAA ATGTTGACCCCCTGACTCATGCAGCCCTTGGTGATGCTAGTGAAGTGGAATTTGATGATTTTCAAGAATATTCAGGGGATATGGATGAACAGACCATGGACAGTGAGAACTCCCAGGAGACCAACCAGCCTCGTTCAAGTTCCAGTACTACAGCCAGTagcagccccagcactgtcATCCATGGAGCAAATCAT TTGTATGTAATGCAAACTAGCGAACAGATCAATGATTTGACTGGTCCACAGGAGGCAGCAGACTCGGCAGAAATAGAAGAGAAGTTGGCTGCTGGATTTTCAAACCACCTCCCTTCCTTGCCACTGCAACCAGGCTTTCCCAAGATAAGCTTGGATCGTCGTGAGAGTGACATCGCAGCTGGCAGCATGAGCTCCTCAGAAGGGGTGGTGAGGAAGCGAGAGTATGACAATCCATACTTTGAACCTCAGTATGGTTTTCCTACggaggatgaagatgatgagCAGGAAGAGAGCTACACCCCAAGATTTGACCAGAATCTCAATGGAAGCAG GTCTCAGAAGTTACTCCGGCCAAACAGTTTAAAACTGGCCAATGATTCTGATGCAGATTCAGATTCCAGGGCCAGCTCCCCAAACTCTACTGTCTCCAACAACAGCAGTGAAGGTTTTGGGGGCATCATGTCTTTTGCAA GCAGCTTGTACAGAAACCACAGCACAAGTTTCAGTTTGTCCAACTTAGCCCTACCAACGAAAGTTGGGAGAGACAAGAATACTCCTTTTCCCAGCCTGAAAG ATTACTTTAATCTGGAATTGGGAAGGGATGTGGATGAAG TATTTGGGTTAAATACTATAATGGAGATTATTACTGAAGCTGGCCCAGTAAGCAATGAAG GAAATAGACGAGCTCTTGTGGATCAAAAATCTTCAGTCATAAAGCACAGCCCAACAGTGAAGAGGGAATCTCCATCGCCTCAGGGACGAACTAGCAATTCCAG TGAGAACCAGCAGTTCCTGAAGGAGGTGGTACACAATGTTCTTGATGGGCAGGGTGTTGGCTGGCTGAATATGAAGAGAGTCCGACGTCTGCTGGAGAGTGAGCAGCTCCGTGTCTTTGTACTAAGCAAGCTGAATCGCACCATCCAGTCAGAAGAAGATGCTCGACAGGATGTCATACAGGACGTG GAGATCAGCCGCAAGGTTTATAAAGGCATGCTGGACTTGCTGAAGTGCACAGTCTTAAGCTTGGAGCATTCATATGCAAATGCTGGCCTGGGAGGCATGGCCAGTGTTTTTGGCCTGCTAGAGATAGCACATACTCACTATTATAATAAAG aaccagaaaagagaaaacGAAGTCCAACAGATGGATCTGTCACTCCAGTTGGCAAGGATCCTGGATCATCCCCAAGAGTGGAGCCAAAACCTGCGATGCAGCTGCCGGTACCTCAGATAATGCCAAAGCCACCAAGCCCTGCAGGCAAAGGGCCAAGGGAGTTTGACACAAGAAgtctaaaggaagaaaattttattgCTTCCATTG AATTGTGGAACAAGCACCAGgaagtgaaaaagcaaaaatctttggaaaaaacga gAACAGAAGGTGTGAAACAATTCGATTTGGGAGAAACAGATGAGAAGAAATCCCAAATCAGTGCAGACAGTGGCCTCAGTTTGGCCTCAGGTTCTCAG AAGAGTGATTTTGACTCTATTCCCAGTGGAGGACCAACAGTTATGGTCCGAAGTACAAGCCAGGATTCTGAAGTCAGCACTGTG GTTAGTAACAGTTCTGGAGAGACATTAGGAGCAGACAGTGACTTGAGTAGCAATGCTGGTGATGGCCCGAGTGTGGAAAATGGTGGCAATTTGGCAGGATCCAGAGGCACTGTGTCAGACAGCGAAATTGAGACAAACTCTGCTACTAGCTCTATCTTT GCGAAGTCTCACAACCTGAAGCAGAGTGTGAAGGATAGCAAAGGCAGTACTCCAGGGAGAGGTCCAGAGGATGGGAACCAACGTGTCTATCTATATGAAGGACTTTTGG GTAGGGATAAAGGATCTGTCTGGGACCAGTTAGAGGATGCTGCAATGGAAACCTTCTCTATGA GCAAAGAGCGTTCAACTTTATGGGACCAGATGCAGTTCTGGGAAGATGCTTTTTTGGATGCTGTAATGTTAGAGAGAGAAGGAATGGGGATGGACCAGGGACCTCAGGAGATGATTGACAG GTATCTTTCCCTGGGAGAACATGATCGAAAGCGTTTGGAGGATGATGAGGACCGTTTGTTGGCTACACTGCTGCATAATATGATTGCCTATATGCTTATGataaag GTGAACAAGAATGATATTAGGAAAAAGGTGCGGCGTCTAATGGGAAAATCACATATTGGATTGGTGCACAGTCAGCAAATAAATGATATTCTAGACAAACTTGCCAATCTG agtGGACGGGAACTCCCTGTGAGACCCAGTGGCAGCCGCCATATCAAGAAGCAGACTTTTGTAGTACATGCTGGGACAGACACAACAGGAGACATATTTTTTATGGAG GTATGTGATGATTGTATTGTGCTTAGAAGCAACATTGGAACTGTATATGAACGTTGGTGGTATGAGAAACTCATCAACATGACTTACTGTCCCAAAACAAAAGTGCTCTGCCTCTGGCGCAGGAATGGTCAGGAGACACAACTGAACAAGTTCTACACAAAGAAG